From the Martelella mediterranea DSM 17316 genome, one window contains:
- a CDS encoding glycerol-3-phosphate dehydrogenase/oxidase — MSSEDTPAAFDVVIIGAGVNGAGLFRDLSLQGVNCLITEKADFGAGTSAAPSRLIHGGLKYLETGEFGLVAQSTLERNLLLRNAPHCVEPLPTMIPIFSWTKGIWAALRTLFGSTSAPRSRGAILVKIGLWLYDFYGARHRVMPRHKLVGRRRALSDMPGLTDTIVAAGTYYDARITQPERLVMEMIRDGLAANPSSSALNATTIRAADADRIVFETEAGETLSVKPGLVVNAAGPWIDHVNAMLGFQTKLIGGTKGSHVLLRNDELVKRLAGRMIYFEADDGRICLVYEYLGLALAGSTDIPADNPDDVRCEDDEIAYFINSLKALLPGLEIGEEQIVYAYSGIRPLPASDADIPGLISRDHSAPVLEADEARRFAIIPLIGGKWTTFRGFAEEVADTILQRLGRDRRISTEKSPIGGGRDFPTDAAARRAWIADAAQTTGLAEARIDELLTRYGTTARAIAAYEASFGNQERLPQASEYSVAEIDWITRNEFVTHLADIVMRRTTLAITGRLHKSDIERIAEVTGDVLGWSAETRAAEIAAVEEHLHTVNRVRL, encoded by the coding sequence ATGAGTAGTGAAGATACGCCTGCCGCTTTCGACGTGGTGATCATCGGCGCAGGCGTCAACGGCGCCGGCCTGTTCCGCGACCTCTCGCTGCAGGGCGTCAACTGCCTGATCACCGAGAAGGCCGATTTCGGCGCCGGCACCAGCGCCGCCCCCTCGCGGCTGATCCATGGCGGGCTGAAATATCTTGAGACCGGCGAGTTCGGCCTCGTCGCCCAGTCGACGCTGGAGCGCAATCTGCTGTTGCGCAATGCGCCCCATTGCGTCGAGCCGCTGCCGACCATGATCCCGATCTTTTCCTGGACCAAGGGTATCTGGGCCGCACTTCGCACGCTGTTCGGCTCCACCAGCGCGCCGCGCAGCCGTGGGGCAATCCTGGTGAAGATCGGGCTCTGGCTCTACGATTTCTACGGCGCGCGCCACCGGGTGATGCCGCGCCACAAGCTCGTCGGCAGACGCCGGGCGCTGTCCGACATGCCGGGGCTGACGGATACGATCGTCGCCGCCGGCACCTATTATGATGCCCGCATCACCCAGCCCGAACGCCTCGTCATGGAAATGATCCGCGACGGGCTCGCCGCCAATCCGAGCTCGTCGGCGCTCAACGCCACGACCATTCGCGCGGCCGATGCCGACCGGATCGTCTTCGAAACCGAGGCTGGCGAAACCCTCTCCGTCAAACCCGGCCTGGTGGTCAACGCCGCCGGCCCCTGGATCGATCACGTCAACGCCATGCTCGGCTTTCAGACCAAGCTGATCGGCGGCACCAAGGGCTCCCATGTGCTGCTGCGCAATGATGAACTGGTGAAGCGGCTTGCAGGCCGGATGATCTATTTCGAGGCCGATGACGGCCGCATCTGTCTGGTCTACGAATATCTCGGCCTCGCCCTGGCCGGCTCCACCGATATTCCCGCCGACAACCCCGACGACGTGCGCTGCGAGGATGACGAGATCGCCTATTTCATCAACAGCCTCAAGGCGCTGCTGCCCGGCCTCGAAATCGGCGAGGAGCAGATCGTCTACGCCTATAGCGGCATCCGCCCGCTGCCGGCCTCCGATGCCGATATTCCGGGCCTGATCAGTCGCGACCATTCCGCCCCGGTTCTGGAGGCCGACGAGGCGCGGCGTTTCGCGATCATCCCCCTGATCGGCGGAAAATGGACGACGTTCCGGGGCTTTGCCGAAGAGGTCGCCGATACAATTCTCCAACGGCTCGGCCGCGACCGGCGCATCTCCACCGAGAAAAGCCCGATCGGCGGCGGCAGGGATTTCCCGACCGACGCGGCGGCGCGGCGGGCATGGATTGCCGACGCGGCGCAAACAACCGGCCTTGCCGAAGCCCGGATCGACGAACTACTGACCCGCTACGGCACCACGGCGCGCGCAATCGCCGCCTATGAGGCGAGCTTCGGCAATCAGGAGCGCCTGCCGCAGGCCAGCGAATATTCGGTGGCGGAAATCGACTGGATCACCCGCAACGAATTCGTCACCCACCTCGCCGATATCGTGATGCGCCGCACCACGCTCGCCATCACCGGACGGCTGCACAAGAGCGATATCGAGCGGATTGCGGAAGTGACCGGAGATGTGCTCGGCTGGAGCGCGGAAACCCGCGCGGCCGAAATCGCGGCGGTGGAAGAGCATCTGCACACGGTAAACCGGGTGCGGCTGTAG
- a CDS encoding DeoR/GlpR family DNA-binding transcription regulator, which translates to MTSQSNDAMDHLMSEEMPSDSRQARQLARRQLITETVMLEGPMRIEDLTERFGISLMTAHRDLDDLVSRGLLRKTRGTVSAAPTSLIEASDVYRSSRQSPEKAAIAAAAAGFIEPGQAIFVDDSTTVLHMVPHLQDHAPLTVITNSLTMMNELRGLRDITLLALGGEFRNWCNAFLGRMTTNEIANLRADTVFLSMAAITDDMVFHQSSEMIDAKRAMLDAASKRILLADHTKFERRALHSLAALTDFDVVIVDDATPPAHIKRMHAKGINVVVAPRKHDKHMK; encoded by the coding sequence ATGACGAGTCAGAGCAACGACGCCATGGACCATCTGATGTCGGAGGAGATGCCCTCCGATTCCAGACAGGCCCGCCAACTCGCCCGCCGCCAGCTGATCACCGAAACCGTGATGCTGGAAGGGCCGATGCGGATCGAGGACCTGACCGAGCGTTTCGGCATCAGCCTGATGACGGCCCATCGCGACCTCGACGATCTGGTGAGCCGGGGCCTGTTGCGCAAGACCCGCGGCACGGTGTCGGCAGCGCCGACAAGCCTGATCGAGGCGAGCGACGTCTACCGCTCCAGCCGCCAGTCGCCGGAAAAGGCCGCGATCGCCGCCGCCGCCGCAGGCTTCATCGAGCCCGGCCAGGCGATCTTCGTGGATGATTCCACCACCGTTCTCCACATGGTGCCGCATCTGCAGGACCATGCGCCGCTGACGGTGATCACCAACTCGCTGACCATGATGAACGAATTGCGCGGCCTGCGCGACATCACGCTGCTGGCGCTTGGCGGCGAGTTCCGCAACTGGTGCAACGCGTTTCTCGGTCGCATGACCACTAATGAAATCGCCAATCTGCGCGCCGATACCGTGTTTCTGTCGATGGCGGCGATCACCGACGACATGGTGTTTCACCAGTCCTCCGAGATGATCGACGCCAAGCGCGCCATGCTGGACGCCGCCTCGAAGCGCATTCTTCTGGCCGATCACACCAAGTTCGAGCGCCGCGCCCTCCACAGCCTTGCCGCGCTGACGGATTTCGACGTCGTCATCGTCGATGACGCAACGCCGCCGGCCCATATCAAACGGATGCACGCCAAGGGCATCAACGTGGTCGTCGCGCCACGCAAGCACGACAAACACATGAAATGA
- a CDS encoding FGGY-family carbohydrate kinase gives MPSLLGIDNGLTVTKAVLFDMDGTVLSVARRRVPQSIPAPRFVERDMDGLWRATAEAIAEAISRSGRPASDIAAIAATAHGDGLYLLGEDNQPLGPGILSLDSRAGDIIADWKKDGTADKALALAGQRPHLSAPSALLAWIRRHQPERYARIGAVLGCKDWLTFCLTGHVGTDRTEASTSFTDVNTQDYSPAAAELYGLERIFDRLAPSAHSAAIIGHVDDDAARATGLVAGTPVAAGLHDVTASALGIGAHKSGVMGVVAGTYSINEIVSDRPLTDPRWFCRNAIEPGQWNAMSISPASAANYDWFLDTLCQGEHDKAAAGGPPIHEALAGDIEAAIARPSSVLFHPYLFGSPHGGASSGSFVGLHGWHNSGDMLKAVLEGIAFNHREHVDALEDGFPYEQVRLTGGISRNPAFAQMFADILNHPVTVTATEEAAAWGAALCAGAAVGLYNSPTDDPRDLDAISRTFRPDAERAAAYDRRFAVYRDISEALKPHWAKLEALGDRENGQ, from the coding sequence ATGCCGAGCCTTCTAGGAATTGATAACGGTCTGACGGTCACCAAGGCGGTGCTATTCGACATGGACGGCACGGTGTTGTCCGTCGCAAGACGCCGCGTGCCGCAATCGATTCCCGCGCCGCGCTTTGTCGAGCGCGACATGGACGGGCTCTGGCGCGCCACCGCCGAGGCGATTGCCGAGGCAATCTCCAGGAGCGGCCGCCCTGCTTCCGATATCGCCGCCATTGCCGCAACCGCCCATGGCGACGGGCTTTATCTGCTCGGCGAGGACAACCAGCCGCTCGGCCCCGGCATTCTCTCGCTCGACAGCCGCGCCGGCGACATCATCGCTGACTGGAAGAAGGACGGTACTGCCGACAAGGCGCTGGCGCTGGCCGGACAGAGGCCACATCTCTCCGCCCCATCGGCGCTGCTCGCCTGGATCAGGCGCCATCAGCCGGAACGCTATGCCCGGATCGGCGCGGTGCTCGGCTGCAAGGACTGGCTGACCTTCTGCCTGACCGGCCATGTCGGCACCGACCGCACCGAGGCCAGCACCTCCTTCACCGACGTGAACACCCAGGACTATTCGCCCGCTGCGGCCGAACTCTACGGGCTGGAGCGGATTTTCGACAGGCTTGCGCCGAGCGCACATTCCGCCGCAATCATCGGCCATGTCGACGATGATGCCGCCCGCGCGACCGGCCTTGTCGCCGGAACGCCGGTGGCCGCCGGCCTGCATGACGTAACGGCCTCCGCGCTCGGCATCGGCGCGCATAAAAGCGGCGTCATGGGCGTCGTCGCCGGGACCTATTCGATCAACGAAATCGTCTCGGACAGGCCGCTCACCGATCCGCGCTGGTTCTGCCGCAACGCCATCGAACCCGGCCAGTGGAACGCGATGTCGATTTCGCCGGCCTCGGCCGCCAATTACGACTGGTTCCTCGACACGCTCTGCCAGGGCGAGCACGACAAGGCCGCTGCCGGCGGACCGCCGATCCATGAGGCGCTTGCCGGCGACATCGAGGCCGCGATCGCGCGCCCCTCCAGCGTGCTGTTCCACCCCTATCTGTTCGGCTCGCCGCACGGGGGCGCAAGCAGCGGCTCCTTCGTAGGCCTGCACGGCTGGCACAATAGCGGCGACATGCTGAAGGCGGTGCTGGAAGGCATTGCCTTCAACCATCGCGAACATGTCGACGCGCTGGAAGACGGGTTTCCGTATGAGCAGGTGCGGCTCACCGGCGGCATTTCGCGCAATCCCGCCTTTGCGCAGATGTTCGCCGATATTCTCAACCACCCGGTCACCGTGACCGCGACCGAGGAGGCCGCCGCATGGGGGGCCGCCCTTTGCGCGGGTGCGGCCGTCGGCCTTTACAACAGCCCGACCGACGACCCCCGCGATCTCGATGCCATCAGCCGGACATTCCGGCCGGATGCCGAAAGGGCTGCGGCCTATGACCGCCGCTTCGCCGTCTACCGGGATATATCGGAAGCGCTCAAGCCACACTGGGCGAAGCTCGAAGCGCTTGGCGACAGGGAGAACGGACAATGA
- a CDS encoding IS110 family transposase yields the protein MDALNIGIDVSRDRLDVAANTSSMAPFHVPRDHDGLEDLIARLKPLGAARIAIEATGGFETVVAAALASAGLPVVIVNPAQVRAFAQALGKRAKTDPIDAAVIARFAEATRPALRPLPDAETQALGDLVARRRQIIAMIGAENQRLKRSSQRTAKSINRLLKALQKELTDIDQDIDDSIRRSPHWRAKVELMKSVPGIGDQIARTLIAELPELGTLDRRQIAALVGLAPWTRQSGQWRGRSFIGGGRAGVRTALYMGALVAAHHNPSLRAFRDRLVAHGKPKLVAIIAVARKLITILNAILRDNHPWREQNA from the coding sequence ATGGACGCTCTTAACATCGGTATCGACGTCTCCAGGGATCGTCTGGATGTCGCCGCCAACACGTCTTCGATGGCCCCTTTTCATGTCCCGCGCGATCATGACGGGCTGGAGGACCTGATCGCGCGGCTGAAGCCGCTCGGGGCCGCACGGATCGCCATTGAGGCCACCGGCGGCTTCGAAACCGTGGTCGCGGCGGCGCTGGCTTCGGCCGGACTGCCGGTTGTCATCGTCAATCCGGCGCAGGTGCGGGCCTTTGCCCAGGCGCTCGGCAAGAGGGCCAAGACCGATCCGATCGATGCAGCCGTGATCGCCCGTTTCGCCGAGGCCACAAGGCCCGCCCTGCGGCCGCTGCCGGACGCCGAAACCCAGGCCCTGGGTGATCTCGTCGCTCGCCGGCGGCAGATCATCGCCATGATCGGCGCGGAAAACCAACGCCTGAAGCGATCGTCTCAGCGCACGGCCAAGAGCATCAACCGGCTCCTCAAGGCGCTGCAGAAGGAACTCACCGACATCGATCAGGACATTGACGACAGCATTCGCCGATCGCCCCATTGGCGGGCCAAGGTCGAGCTCATGAAGTCTGTCCCCGGTATCGGTGACCAGATCGCCCGCACCCTGATCGCCGAACTGCCGGAACTCGGTACGCTCGACCGACGTCAGATCGCCGCTCTCGTCGGTCTGGCTCCATGGACGCGTCAGTCCGGCCAATGGCGCGGAAGGAGCTTCATCGGCGGAGGACGCGCCGGCGTCAGAACGGCGCTCTACATGGGAGCCCTCGTTGCAGCGCATCACAATCCAAGCCTCAGGGCGTTCAGGGATCGTCTGGTCGCTCATGGAAAACCTAAACTCGTGGCCATCATCGCAGTCGCACGAAAACTCATCACCATCCTCAACGCAATCCTCCGGGACAATCATCCATGGCGCGAACAAAACGCTTGA
- a CDS encoding RpiB/LacA/LacB family sugar-phosphate isomerase: MKIAVAGDSAGAPLAKVIAEHLAGREGFTVSELSTPPDNGNEYYANLSDRVTAGILDGTYDRAILCCGTGIGVAISANKVPGIRAAQTHDTYSAERAALSNNAQVITMGARVIGTELAKSIADAYLACEFDPNGRSAGNVQAINDLDAKYNAKG; this comes from the coding sequence ATGAAAATTGCAGTCGCAGGAGACAGCGCAGGCGCGCCGCTCGCCAAGGTCATCGCCGAGCATCTGGCCGGCCGCGAAGGGTTCACCGTTTCCGAACTCAGCACCCCGCCCGACAATGGCAACGAATATTACGCCAACCTGTCCGACCGGGTCACCGCCGGCATTCTGGACGGCACCTATGACCGGGCGATCCTCTGCTGCGGCACGGGTATCGGCGTCGCGATCTCGGCCAACAAGGTCCCCGGCATCCGCGCCGCCCAGACCCACGACACCTATTCGGCGGAACGTGCAGCACTCTCCAACAACGCCCAGGTCATCACCATGGGCGCGCGCGTGATCGGAACCGAACTCGCCAAGTCGATCGCCGACGCCTATCTGGCCTGCGAGTTCGACCCCAACGGCCGCTCCGCCGGCAATGTCCAAGCGATCAACGATCTGGACGCGAAGTATAACGCGAAGGGCTGA
- a CDS encoding DeoR/GlpR family DNA-binding transcription regulator — translation MTTADSRREEIADYVIAHGQVRIDKLVEHFGVSRMTIHRHIDQLAAKGVLRKLHGAVTAQPSGIYESLHRYRATVATTEKQALAKAALAHIEPGQVIFLDDSTTVGAIAPFLNEIDPLTVISNSVAVANALVDADVVDFICLGGQYHRTYNAYIDHICLRAIEALRADLLICSASAIEGTTAFIQDQQVARVKQTMVASASKSILLADHTKFGKVALNVFGDLTDFDTVIVTDSLDPAEAARLSAAGVNLQIVKGSSR, via the coding sequence ATGACCACGGCAGACAGCCGACGCGAGGAAATCGCGGACTACGTCATCGCCCACGGCCAGGTGCGTATCGACAAGCTGGTCGAGCATTTCGGCGTGTCGCGCATGACGATCCACCGCCATATCGACCAGCTTGCCGCCAAGGGCGTGCTGCGCAAGCTGCACGGCGCGGTGACCGCCCAGCCCTCCGGCATCTATGAAAGCCTCCACCGCTACCGCGCCACCGTCGCCACCACTGAGAAACAGGCGCTGGCGAAAGCCGCGCTCGCCCATATCGAGCCCGGCCAGGTGATCTTTCTGGATGATTCCACCACCGTCGGCGCGATCGCGCCGTTTCTGAACGAGATCGATCCGCTGACCGTGATCTCGAACAGCGTGGCGGTCGCCAACGCGCTTGTCGATGCCGATGTCGTCGATTTCATCTGCCTTGGCGGCCAGTATCACCGCACCTATAACGCTTATATCGATCACATCTGCCTGCGCGCGATCGAGGCCTTGCGGGCCGATCTGCTGATCTGTTCGGCCTCCGCGATCGAGGGCACGACCGCCTTCATTCAGGATCAGCAGGTCGCGCGCGTCAAGCAGACCATGGTCGCCTCCGCCAGCAAATCCATCCTGCTTGCCGACCACACCAAGTTCGGCAAAGTCGCCCTCAACGTATTCGGCGATCTCACCGATTTCGATACCGTGATCGTGACCGACAGCCTCGATCCGGCTGAAGCCGCGCGGCTTAGCGCGGCAGGGGTCAATCTCCAGATCGTGAAGGGTTCATCCCGATGA
- a CDS encoding triose-phosphate isomerase, translating into MARFDRFFVGTSWKMNKTLSEAVAYADALAVAKADDRIQRFVIPPFTAIREVKARLSDADVLVGAQNMHWNDHGAWTGEISPVMLADCGMDIVELGHSERRANFGETDETVGLKTEAAVRHGMIPLICIGETEAEKDAGRADDVLHAQVEAALSRLDDQQKQAEIIFAYEPVWAIGERGHPATPDYAEARQAKIIDTTRLVTGRELPCLYGGSVNPGNCAEMIACDHVDGLFIGRSAWHVEGYLDILERVAKVI; encoded by the coding sequence ATGGCACGGTTTGACCGGTTCTTTGTCGGAACCAGCTGGAAGATGAACAAGACACTGTCCGAGGCCGTCGCCTATGCCGATGCGCTCGCCGTCGCCAAGGCCGACGACCGCATCCAGCGCTTCGTCATTCCGCCCTTCACCGCCATCCGCGAGGTCAAGGCGCGGCTTTCGGATGCCGATGTTCTGGTCGGCGCGCAGAACATGCACTGGAACGATCACGGCGCGTGGACCGGCGAGATCTCCCCGGTGATGCTTGCCGATTGCGGCATGGATATCGTCGAGCTCGGCCATTCGGAACGGCGCGCCAATTTCGGCGAGACCGACGAGACTGTCGGGCTGAAGACCGAGGCGGCCGTGCGCCACGGCATGATCCCGCTGATCTGCATCGGCGAGACCGAGGCGGAAAAGGATGCCGGCCGGGCCGATGATGTGCTGCATGCCCAGGTCGAAGCCGCGCTTTCGCGGCTTGACGATCAGCAGAAACAGGCCGAGATCATCTTCGCCTATGAGCCGGTCTGGGCGATCGGTGAGCGCGGACATCCGGCCACGCCCGATTATGCCGAAGCGCGGCAGGCCAAGATCATCGACACCACGCGGCTTGTGACCGGCCGCGAACTGCCGTGCCTTTACGGCGGCAGCGTCAACCCCGGAAACTGCGCCGAAATGATCGCCTGCGACCATGTCGACGGGCTGTTCATCGGCCGTTCTGCCTGGCATGTCGAGGGCTATCTCGACATTCTGGAGCGGGTCGCGAAGGTCATCTGA
- a CDS encoding D-ribose ABC transporter substrate-binding protein, producing MFKKRQFLMSMAAAIIAVPLSAGAAMADGLISIIVNDPSNPYWYTEGEVAKAEAESLGYSATVAAHKGDTNTESNLIDTAITNKAVAIILDPANADGSVGAVRKAVNAGIPVFLVNAEINQEGLAKSQLVSNNAQGAALGAMQWVEDVGDSGNYVELFGAPSDNNAQTRSNGYETVLSQYPDLVKVGQDVANWDRTQGYNKMQSLLQAHPDIIGVISGNDEMALGAIAALKEAGRLEDIKVGGFDGSPDAVDAIKAGELEYTVLQPVAIFSKEAVKQADSFIKTGSTGVDAEKQLFDCLLITKDNVDDYTGPFVLAQ from the coding sequence ATGTTCAAAAAGAGACAGTTTCTGATGTCCATGGCGGCTGCCATCATTGCGGTTCCGCTTAGCGCGGGCGCGGCGATGGCCGACGGCCTGATCTCGATCATCGTCAACGATCCGTCGAACCCCTACTGGTACACGGAAGGCGAAGTGGCCAAGGCGGAAGCCGAGAGCCTCGGCTATTCGGCGACGGTTGCCGCCCACAAGGGCGACACCAACACCGAAAGCAACCTGATCGACACCGCCATCACCAACAAGGCCGTCGCGATCATCCTCGATCCGGCCAATGCCGACGGCTCGGTCGGCGCGGTGCGCAAGGCCGTCAATGCCGGCATTCCGGTGTTCCTCGTGAACGCCGAAATCAACCAGGAAGGCCTCGCCAAGTCGCAGCTCGTCTCCAACAACGCCCAGGGCGCGGCGCTCGGCGCCATGCAGTGGGTGGAAGATGTCGGCGACAGCGGCAATTATGTCGAACTGTTCGGCGCACCTTCCGACAACAACGCCCAGACCCGCTCCAACGGTTATGAAACCGTGCTGAGCCAGTATCCGGATCTGGTCAAGGTCGGCCAGGATGTCGCCAACTGGGACCGCACCCAGGGCTACAACAAGATGCAGAGCCTGCTTCAGGCCCATCCCGACATCATCGGCGTGATCAGCGGCAATGACGAGATGGCGCTTGGCGCGATCGCGGCCCTGAAGGAAGCCGGCCGTCTGGAAGACATCAAGGTCGGCGGGTTCGACGGTTCTCCGGATGCCGTTGACGCGATCAAGGCCGGCGAGCTGGAATACACCGTTCTCCAGCCGGTCGCGATCTTCTCCAAGGAAGCCGTCAAGCAGGCGGACTCCTTCATCAAGACCGGCAGCACCGGCGTCGACGCCGAAAAGCAGCTCTTCGATTGCCTGCTGATCACCAAGGACAATGTCGACGATTATACCGGCCCGTTTGTGCTGGCACAGTAA
- a CDS encoding DeoR/GlpR family DNA-binding transcription regulator, with the protein MKLDDRRRDIVDLLVEEGTVSLDDLAARFAVSKMTIHRDLDDLEAEGLLRKVRGGATIEASGQFESDYRYRAKMAPALKSAIARRAADFIEPGMSVMVDDGSTSEAVIPFLIEKRPLTVITNNLSIINGLSGQGGISLIALGGDFSKKFNGFFGVITTATLADLRADIALITSSSIHGRIACHQDQEVLQVKRAMMAVAQKSYLMADHNKFGRTALHRLADLDAFAGVVTSRALPQEQAAELTSQGIELYFAEEE; encoded by the coding sequence TTGAAGCTTGATGACCGCCGTCGGGATATTGTTGATCTGCTGGTCGAGGAAGGCACGGTTTCGCTTGACGATCTGGCGGCGCGCTTCGCCGTTTCGAAGATGACGATCCACCGCGATCTGGACGATCTCGAAGCCGAGGGCCTGCTGCGCAAGGTGCGCGGCGGGGCGACGATCGAGGCGAGCGGCCAGTTCGAAAGCGATTATCGCTACCGCGCGAAGATGGCGCCGGCGCTGAAAAGCGCGATCGCGCGGCGCGCCGCCGATTTCATCGAGCCGGGCATGAGCGTGATGGTCGATGACGGCTCGACGTCGGAAGCGGTGATCCCGTTCCTGATCGAGAAACGACCGTTGACGGTGATCACCAACAATCTTTCGATCATCAATGGGCTTTCGGGGCAGGGCGGCATTAGCCTGATCGCGCTTGGCGGCGATTTTTCAAAGAAATTCAACGGCTTCTTCGGCGTGATCACAACCGCCACGCTTGCCGACCTGCGCGCCGATATCGCGCTGATCACCAGTTCCTCGATCCACGGCCGCATCGCCTGCCACCAGGATCAGGAGGTGCTGCAGGTCAAGCGCGCGATGATGGCAGTCGCGCAGAAATCCTATCTGATGGCCGACCACAACAAGTTCGGCCGCACCGCCCTGCACCGGCTGGCGGACCTCGATGCTTTCGCCGGCGTGGTGACCAGCCGCGCCCTGCCGCAAGAACAGGCCGCGGAGCTCACAAGCCAGGGCATAGAATTGTATTTCGCAGAGGAAGAGTGA
- a CDS encoding IS110 family transposase has translation MDIVVGIDVSKDRLDVAVAPSGLAFAVVNTQAGIDELVARLQSVKADVVALEATGGFETPAVAGLSSAGLSVIVVNAAQVRAYAHAIGRKAKTDPIDAALIAAFVMATRPTLRPLKDAETQALSALVARRRQIVQMIVAEENRARMALAKETQKSIRRLLSALRHELESLDADLDDHIRKSPLWRVRESLLTSVPGVGAATARTLLAEMPELGRLDRRQIASLAGLAPWTRQSGSWKGKSFTGGGRGKVRSALFMAALVASRHNPVLKAFRERLVAAGKPKIVAIVATMRKLLTILNAIIRDQKPWKSA, from the coding sequence ATGGATATCGTCGTTGGGATCGATGTTTCGAAAGATCGTCTGGATGTGGCCGTGGCGCCGTCCGGCCTGGCGTTTGCGGTTGTCAATACACAAGCCGGGATCGATGAGCTGGTAGCACGCCTGCAGTCGGTCAAGGCCGACGTCGTCGCGCTGGAAGCGACGGGCGGTTTCGAGACGCCTGCCGTGGCGGGGCTGTCCTCGGCGGGATTGTCCGTCATCGTGGTCAATGCGGCCCAGGTTCGCGCCTATGCCCACGCGATCGGCCGCAAAGCCAAGACGGACCCGATTGACGCGGCCTTGATCGCCGCCTTCGTGATGGCCACCAGGCCCACGCTTCGGCCGCTCAAGGATGCGGAGACCCAAGCGCTGTCGGCTCTGGTGGCGCGTCGCCGGCAGATCGTGCAAATGATCGTGGCCGAGGAAAACCGGGCACGCATGGCGTTGGCCAAGGAGACGCAGAAGAGTATCAGGCGCCTGCTGAGTGCGCTGCGGCACGAGCTGGAAAGCCTGGACGCCGATCTCGACGATCACATCCGCAAGTCGCCGCTGTGGCGGGTGCGCGAAAGCCTGCTGACCTCGGTGCCGGGGGTGGGGGCGGCAACAGCCCGTACGCTCCTGGCCGAGATGCCCGAACTCGGTCGTCTCGACCGGCGGCAGATCGCCTCGCTTGCCGGCCTTGCGCCCTGGACACGACAATCGGGTTCTTGGAAAGGCAAGAGCTTCACCGGCGGCGGCAGGGGCAAGGTGCGCTCGGCCCTCTTCATGGCAGCGCTCGTGGCCAGCCGTCACAACCCCGTTCTCAAGGCCTTCCGTGAACGCCTCGTCGCCGCCGGAAAGCCCAAGATCGTCGCCATCGTGGCAACCATGCGAAAACTGCTCACCATCCTGAACGCCATAATCCGGGATCAAAAACCATGGAAAAGCGCTTGA